A single genomic interval of Alligator mississippiensis isolate rAllMis1 chromosome 15, rAllMis1, whole genome shotgun sequence harbors:
- the IGSF8 gene encoding immunoglobulin superfamily member 8: MGAARDALPRGAPIPLPAPIPMLLVLLLGLSTAREVHVPPGPLLRVEGTAVAIPCHVTEYEGSTLQHFEWSVYRSAAPTIAIGIISTKDPAFPYAVFSSRVQSGDVAMQRLRGDAVELRIAHLQPEDDGIYECYTPSTDSQYHGSYSSKVALKVISDSLRVTAASPTPQPPLRGRMASATPLQLSLMESQELRLSCTAQSRTQEHTHLSVSFGVSAPGTPVGRHTLQEVVGIRRDFSMEPGKAFAGRLEAGELALAKLGGEQYTLVLGQVQPEDAGTYHCTAGEWIQDPDGSWQLIAEKRAVLAEVTVQPIASQLKVSASPAEVRLTTGDALELLCNLSGALPALPHVAYAVAWEVGEEGGSKRLVAQLDPDGTMVLGESYANRRVGRRHVALQKLAPNPGPYQLRVASAQPDDAGTYRCVVRVYVRASGVLLKEVARSQSPGLKVHMKAEGMVLAANAWLPAPAIYRGDTAELLCNVSLESPQPVHVAVSWWAEPMPIAEGAEPQVRLVAAVSREGVAELGPRLAGGHVSVDKVAPQCYRLRLHGVQPLDQGHYHCTATAWVRLPDRSWYQAGATRSGPITVYPYALAMDTLLVPLVVGVVSALVVGIAILATVTCCFMRRLRKR; encoded by the exons ATGGGAGCCGCCCGGGACGCGCTGCCGCGGGGCgcccccatcccgctcccggccccCATCccgatgctgctggtgctgctgctcg GGCTGAGCACAGCGCGGGAGGTGCACGTGCCGCCAGGGCCCCTGCTGCGGGTAGAGGGCACAGCCGTGGCCATCCCCTGCCACGTGACAGAGTATGAGGGCTCCACACTGCAGCACTTCGAGTGGTCCGTGTACCGCTCAGCTGCACCCACGATTGCCATCGGCATCATCAGCACCAAGGACCCCGCCTTCCCCTACGCCGTCTTCAGCTCCCGCGTGCAGAGCGGTGATGTGGCCATGCAGCGGCTCCGTGGGGACGCCGTGGAGCTGCGCATTGCCCACCTCCAGCCCGAGGATGATGGCATCTACGAGTGTTACACTCCCTCCACCGACTCCCAGTACCACGGCAGCTACAGTAGCAAGGTGGCGCTGAAAG TGATCTCCGACTCGCTGCGGGTCACAGCCGCCTCCCCCacgccccagcccccactccgtGGCCGCATGGCCAGtgccaccccactccagctgagcCTGATGGAGAGCCAGGAGCTGCGGCTGAGCTGCACAGCGCAGAGCAGGACACAGGAGCACACCCACCTCTCAGTCTCCTTCGGGGTCTCAGCCCCGGGCACACCTGTGGGGCGTCACACGTTGCAGGAGGTGGTGGGCATACGGCGTGACTTCAGCATGGAGCCGGGCAAGGCCTTCGCAGGGCGCTTGGAGGCTGGGGAgctggccctggccaagctggGTGGCGAGCAGtacacactggtgctgggccaaGTGCAGCCTGAGGACGCCGGCACCTACCACTGCACAGCCGGCGAGTGGATCCAGGACCCTGATGGCAGCTGGCAGCTCATTGCCGAGAAGCGAGCGGTGCTGGCTGAAGTCACCGTCCAGCCTATCG ccagccagctGAAAGTGTCAGCCAGCCCTGCCGAAGTCCGGCTCACCACTGGCGATGCCTTGGAGCTGCTGTGCAACCTCTCGGGGGCCCTGCCCGCCCTGCCTCACGTGGCCTATGCCGTGGCCTGGGAGGTTGGCGAGGAGGGCGGGTCCAAGCGCCTGGTGGCCCAGCTGGACCCTGACGGGACAATGGTGCTAGGGGAGAGCTATGCCAACCGCCGTGTGGGCCGGCGCCACGTTGCACTGCAGAAGCTGGCACCCAACCCTGGTCCCTATCAGCTGCGGGTGGCATCAGCCCAGCCGGATGATGCGGGCACGTACCGCTGCGTGGTTCGGGTGTATGTGCGAGCATCCGGTGTGCTCCTGAAGGAGGTGGCCAGGAGCCAGTCACCTGGGCTGAAGGTGCACATGAAGGCTGAAG GCATGGTGCTGGCAGCCAATGCGTGGCTGCCCGCCCCAGCCATCTACCGTGGGGACACAGCCGAGCTGCTCTGCAACGTGTCGTTGGAGTCGCCACAGCCTGTGCACGTGGCCGTGAGCTGGTGGGCAGAGCCGATGCCCATAGCAGAGGGCGCAGAGCCACAAGTCCGCCTGGTAGCTGCTGTGAGCCGTGAGGGCGTGGCCGAGCTGGGCCCACGGCTGGCGGGTGGTCATGTGAGTGTGGACAAGGTGGCTCCCCAGTGCTATCGCCTGCGGCTTCACGGCGTGCAGCCCCTCGACCAGGGCCACTaccactgcactgccaccgcCTGGGTGCGCTTACCCGACCGCAGCTGGTACCAGGCGGGCGCTACCCGCTCAGGCCCCATCACTGTCTACCCCTACGCCCTCG CCATGGACACACTCCTGGTGCCGCTGGTGGTGGGTGTGGTCAGCGCCCTGGTCGTGGGCATCGCCATCCTTGCCACCGTCACCTGCTGCTTCATGAGGCGGCTCCGCAAGAGGTGA